From Prosthecobacter vanneervenii, the proteins below share one genomic window:
- a CDS encoding BlaI/MecI/CopY family transcriptional regulator yields MSDPSQLSRRERQIMNVLHAEGSATVAAVQAQLPDPPTDMAVRRLMHILEEKGHVKRLRKEGREVIYAPAQSKARAGMNALKQVLDTFFGGAVDEALAAHLTRKDAALTDEQAQRIQKLIDEAKREGR; encoded by the coding sequence ATGTCCGATCCATCCCAGCTTTCACGGCGTGAGCGCCAGATCATGAACGTCCTCCATGCCGAGGGCAGCGCCACGGTGGCCGCGGTGCAGGCGCAGCTCCCGGACCCGCCCACGGACATGGCCGTGCGCCGCCTCATGCACATCCTGGAGGAAAAGGGCCACGTGAAGCGCCTGCGCAAGGAGGGGCGGGAGGTCATCTACGCCCCCGCGCAGTCGAAGGCACGCGCCGGCATGAACGCGCTGAAGCAGGTGCTGGACACCTTCTTTGGCGGCGCGGTGGACGAGGCGCTGGCCGCGCACCTCACCCGCAAAGACGCCGCCCTCACAGACGAGCAGGCACAGCGCATCCAGAAGCTCATCGACGAAGCCAAACGCGAAGGCCGCTGA